From the genome of Aliarcobacter lanthieri:
TATAAATTTTATGGATAAATATTTTGGAAGAGAAGATCATTATTATGTATTTATTACTAGTGAAAAGTATAATTATGGTCTAAAAAAAGAGCATAATGTTGAATTTCTCCATAATGATGATGATATTTTTACAACTTTAGTTCAATATATGAATGAAGCTAAAAAAATAGTTTTACATGGATTATGGAGAGAAAAAGTCAATTTAATCTTAAAAGAGAATCCATTATTATTGAAAAAATGTTTTTGGATAATGTGGGGAGGAGATTTTTATTTCCCTGAAAAACAATCTGAATTACAAAAATATGTGATAAAAAATGTTCCTTATTTAGTAACAGGGACGAAGGGTGAAGTTGATTATGTTAGAAATAATTACAATGCAAAAGGTAAACATATTGAAGCCTTTGTATATACAAGTAATTTATTTAAAAATATAAAATCAAGACCTAAAATTGATAATAAAACTAGAATTTTAATAGGTAATTCTTCAACAGAAACTAACCAACATTTTAAAGTATTTAATAAATTAGAAATTTATAAAAATGAGAATATTGAAATTTTTGTTCCATTATCTTATGGTGATTTTAAATATGGAATGCAGGTTATGAAAATAGGATATAAAATCTTTGGGGATAAATTTAAACCAATTATTGATTTTATGAATGAACAAGATTACTATAAATTTTTAAGTACAATTGATATTGGAATTTTTAATCACAATAGGCAACAAGGTATGGGGAATATTATTACTTTACTTGGTATGGGGAAAAAAGTTTATATGAATCCTGAAGTTACAACTTACGAAATGTTTCTATATAATGATATTATTGTAAATGATATAAATAATTTTATACTTGATACAACAGATATTAGTTTAAATACTAATAATATTTATAATGTTGAAAGAGTTTTTTCTACAAAAAATTTTATTACTCAATTAAAACAATTTCTTTAAGGTTACTAAATATGTTTGGAATAGAAGATAAATTATATGAGCAGCTTTGTAAACTAAAAAATGAATACAATCTTCAAGGGATTAAAGCAGAATTTGAAGCAGAAGGTTCTTCATTTAGGGATTTAATGCGACTTAGAAGACTCACATCAAAAGCTGGAATAAAACTTTTTTTAAAAATTGGTGGAGTAGAAGCTATTCGAGATATAAAAGATTCTTTAGAAATTGATGTAGATGGATTAATAGCTCCAATGGTTGAGAGTAAATTTGGGGCAAAAAAATTTTATGATAGTCTTACAAAAATTTATGGAAATCATAAAATCCATACTACTTTGAATCTTGAAACTAAAAATGCTATAGAACAACTTGAAAATATTCTGGAATTTGCGAATGGAAGATTTGATAATATCACTATAGGACGTTCAGATTTAACATCTTCTTATTTTGATAAAAATATAAAACCTGATAGTGAGTTTACTTTTAAACTTTTACAAGAAGTTGGAGAAAAAATAAAAAATTCTAATTTAACATTTACTGTAGGTGGTAGTATATCAGTAAAAACTATAGATAAAATAAATGGAAAATATTTTGATTTAAAAGAAATAATTTATAAACTTGAAACTAGAAAAGTTATATTACCAACAAAAGTCTTTTTAGAGAAAGAAAATGCAATAAAAGAAGCTTTGAAATTCGAAGAATTATATATCCTATCAAAAAAAGAATTTAGTGAAATACAAATAAGTGCAGAAATAGCTAGACTTACTGAGTTAAAAAGGAGACTTCAATGAATTTCGCTGTAATAATACCAGCACAAGAGACAAATAAATATCATAAATTTGGAGATTTAGCACCTTTTGGAGATACAACTTTACTTGAATGGAAGATAACACAATGTAAAGAATTTACAAAACCATCTCAAATTTACATTAGTTCAGATAGTAAAATCATAGAAGATATTGCCTTGAAAGAAGAAATTAATTTTATAAAACGAATTGAACAAAAATCTTTTAATCAAATTATCTTGGAAACATTATCTAAAGTTAAAGAAGATTTTATAATTTGGACTAACCCTACTTCACCATTTCTTGAATGTAAAGATTATTTATCAATGATAGAGAAATATGAGAATAGTAAAAATATTGATTCTATTGTAAGTGTATATTCAAAATATGATTATGCTTACTACAATAATAATAGATTAAATTTTTCTGATACATTTACACCGAGAAATGAACTTATTCCTATTAGAATAGTTACAAATGGTTGTTATATTATTAAAAAAAGTATTGCTATAGAAAAAAAATCTTTATATTGTGATAATCATTTTCTATATGAACTTGATTATCTATCTTCAGTGGAAATAAAAGATATGCATACATATCAAATTTCAAAAGAACTTATTTCTGCTTATTTTAAAAGAGATCTAAATGTTTAATAATATTGGTGTTGTAATACCTGTAAGACTTGGTAGTTCTCGAGTAAAAGAGAAAGCTATTCTACCATTTGGAGATAGTAATCTTTTAGAATGGAAAATAAAACAACTTAAACAAATAATTTCAAATAAAAATATTTTTGTGAGTACTGAAAGTGATAAATTAAAAATAATTGCATCAAAAAATAATGTACAAATACACCACAGAGATTTTTATTTAGCAGATGGTCATAAAGCATCCTTTAGTGAAGTTATAACAGGAATAGTTAAAGATATTCCATTTGAACATATTGCATGGGTTACAGCTGTTGTACCACTAATGAGTCCAAAAGAATATAAAAAAGCTTTTGAAACTTATGAGGAAGAAATTATCGAAAAAAAGAATTATGATTCTCTTTTTTCTGCAAATTTATTAAAAGAATACTTATGGAATGAAAATCAAACAATTAATTATCAAGCAAATAAAAATCATACTATAAGTCAGGAATTACCAAATATTTATCGTGTTACTAATGGTTTATATATGAGAAATAAGAAATCTATATTAGAAGAAGGATATTTTTTAGGAAAAAATCCTAATAAATTTTTAGTTTCTAAAATTGCAGGTATTGATATTGATGAAAAAGAAGATTATGAAATTGCAAAATCACTTCTAAATATTTATCATGGAGAAAATGATGTTAATTCAAATTGATGGATGGTTTGCTGGTGGGAAAAGTGTTTTATGGTCATTACTTGATGGACATAAGGATATTTTTGTAAATCCTATACACGACTTTTCACATGTAGCATTACTAAATCAGAAAAATAATGAAGAATGGGTAACAAAAAAACACACTACACATCTTAGAAAGATTTTATCTATTACTGAATACTACAAATTTGAAAAATTTTTTATTGAAGGTCAATTAGGAATAGTATACTCAACTAATAATATTGGTTACTTACCTTACTCAACAAATTTTTATGCGTTTGATAAAAAGTTTTATACTTCTTTAGAAAATAGCAAAAAATGGGATTTAGAATTTATAATAGAAACTCTATATAAATCTTATTACGAAGTTCACACTCAAAAAAAAGATTTTCCCAAATATTATGCAACAATGAGTCATCCTGGGCATTTTAAGAATTATAAAAATATTCCTGAAATCTTTCCAAATATGAAAAGTATAGTTGTAAAAAGAGGTCTTAAAAATATCATAGCAACAAGAACAAATAGAAAAGAAAGACCTAGAGATTTAAACGAGCATCAAGCTTTTAATACTCCATTTAATGTGATTTTACAAAGGGAAGAGATAGAAAAAATATTAGAATATTTTGATACAAATGAAAAGCTACAAGAGCAATATCCTGAACAATTTTTAATTGTTGATTTTAATGATTTAGTAAAAAATACAGAAAATACAATGAAAAGAGTTGCTAAATTTTTAAATATTGAATATACACCTATCTTATCTATTCCTACAAGAGATGGAATAGTATTAGAAAAAGATGGAATGAGTTTTATTGGAAAAGAGAATGATGACTATAAAGAACTATTAACAGATGAAGAAATAAAAATTATCGATAAAAAAGAGATAGATTTTAAAAATCGACATGATATTTCAAAAAAAGATTTTACAAATAATTTTAATCTTTCAAAAGATATAAATAAAATACATCAACAACTTTTTGATTTAAAAAGTAAATATAATAAAATCGCAATTTACGGATATGGTACATTTGGCGAATTAGCAAGTTATTTTTTGGAAGAAAAAGTAACTTGTATCATAGATAGAAATTATCAAAATTTCTCTAATTCAAAACATATTATTCATAATCCAAAAAATATTCAAGATTTTATTTTTGATATTATATTAATTGCTGTATTAGGTAGGGAAGATCATATTATAAATGACTTAATTAATATTTATAATATTCCAAAAAATAAAATCATAACTTTAAATATATGAGTAAAAAATGAAAAAAATATTAGTTGTAGGTGGAGGAAAATGGCAAGTACCTATTGTACAAAAAGCCAAAGAGTTAGGACATGTTGTTATATGTTCAAATTTATATGAAAATTCTCCTGCATTTGAATTTTCTGATTATTCTTATGTTGCAAATGTTCTTGATAAAGAAAAAAATTTAGAAATTGCTAAAAAGTACAATGTAGATGCAGTTATAACAGATCAAAGTGATATTGCAGTAAATACAGTTGCTTACATAAATGAAAAATTAGGACTTAATGGAGTTGGAATTTCAATAGCTGAACTTTTTACAAATAAATCTAAAATGAGAGAACAACTTATTTTTGAAGATTTACATCATCCAAAATATTGTTTATGCAAAAATAAAAATGATTTAATAAATTTTTTTACTTCAATCAACAAACCAATTATAATAAAACCAACAAATAATCAATCAAGCAGAGGGTTAAGATTTATAAACAATTTAGATGAAATTGATGATGCTTATAAATTTACGTTATCAAATTGTAATACCAGTGAATTTCTTGCAGAAGAGTTTATAGGTGGATTTGAATTAACAGCTGAAGGATATAAGTATAAAAATGGTTCTCACCATACATTTTGTGTATCAAAAAAAATATATTTTAAAAATTTAGTAGGAATTGCAAATTCATTACAATATCAACCAGTATTTGATGAATTTGATATTGAAAAACTTAAATTAATTAATAATCAACTCTTTAAAAATGTTTCCTTTGCAATAACTCATGTAGAATATAAATATTATGAAGGAAAGTTTTATTTAATAGAAGCGGCAATAAGAGGTGGTGGAACAAAAATTTCTTCTTTAATTACTCCCACATTAAGTGCTTATGATAGCAATGAATTTTTAATTAAAAATTCTTTAGGAGAAATTGTAAATTATGAACAAAAATCAAGTTCTTATAATTTTGGCATTTTAAAATTTTTTGATTTTGGAACAGGAAAAGTTAAAAATATAATAAACCAAAATATCCAAAAAAAAGACAAAAATGTTTTGGATTTAGAATTAGAATTTGATATTGGAGATGAACTATTCAAACCTGCTGATGATAGAAGTAGAACTGGTTATTTTATTGCAAAAGCTTCTAGTTTGAGCGAATTAAACAATAGAGTTAAAGCTATAGAAAATAGTGTAAAAGTTATATTTGAAAATAATCTAAAAGAGATGCCTAAAAAAGATAAAGATGAAGTAATAACAAGATACTCAAATAGATATAAATTTTTTGGATTTTCACCAAAAACTTTAGGTTGGGACAAAGGAAAACAAGATTTAAGATATCATATTTTATTTGAAGAGTTTAATTTAGAAAATAAATCTATTTTAGATATTGGATGTGGTTTTGGTGATGCAAATATATTATTAAAACAAAAAAGTACCAAATATCAATATTTAGGAATTGATATAGTAGAAGATTTAATAAATGAAGCAAAAAATATTTATAAAAATGAATATAATATTAATTTCATTTTAGATGATTTTTTAAAAGTATCATTAGATAAACCATTTGATATTATCGTCGCATCTGGTGTTTTTAATTTTAAACTTTTAGATAATAACAACTATGAATTTATTGAAGCTTTTATGAAAAAAGCCTTTGAACTTTCGAGGGAAGGGATTGCTTTTGATTTTCTATCTGATAAAGTAGATTTTCAATATGAACACACATTTCATAGTAACCCATTAAAAATTTTGGATATGGCATATAAATTAAGTAAAAATGTTATACTAAAAAATAATTATATGCCATTTGAGTTTTCTGTTTTTATTT
Proteins encoded in this window:
- a CDS encoding TDP-N-acetylfucosamine:lipid II N-acetylfucosaminyltransferase; the encoded protein is MKYLHIMILDKFLAPFINFMDKYFGREDHYYVFITSEKYNYGLKKEHNVEFLHNDDDIFTTLVQYMNEAKKIVLHGLWREKVNLILKENPLLLKKCFWIMWGGDFYFPEKQSELQKYVIKNVPYLVTGTKGEVDYVRNNYNAKGKHIEAFVYTSNLFKNIKSRPKIDNKTRILIGNSSTETNQHFKVFNKLEIYKNENIEIFVPLSYGDFKYGMQVMKIGYKIFGDKFKPIIDFMNEQDYYKFLSTIDIGIFNHNRQQGMGNIITLLGMGKKVYMNPEVTTYEMFLYNDIIVNDINNFILDTTDISLNTNNIYNVERVFSTKNFITQLKQFL
- a CDS encoding aldolase/citrate lyase family protein encodes the protein MFGIEDKLYEQLCKLKNEYNLQGIKAEFEAEGSSFRDLMRLRRLTSKAGIKLFLKIGGVEAIRDIKDSLEIDVDGLIAPMVESKFGAKKFYDSLTKIYGNHKIHTTLNLETKNAIEQLENILEFANGRFDNITIGRSDLTSSYFDKNIKPDSEFTFKLLQEVGEKIKNSNLTFTVGGSISVKTIDKINGKYFDLKEIIYKLETRKVILPTKVFLEKENAIKEALKFEELYILSKKEFSEIQISAEIARLTELKRRLQ
- a CDS encoding cytidylyltransferase domain-containing protein, with amino-acid sequence MNFAVIIPAQETNKYHKFGDLAPFGDTTLLEWKITQCKEFTKPSQIYISSDSKIIEDIALKEEINFIKRIEQKSFNQIILETLSKVKEDFIIWTNPTSPFLECKDYLSMIEKYENSKNIDSIVSVYSKYDYAYYNNNRLNFSDTFTPRNELIPIRIVTNGCYIIKKSIAIEKKSLYCDNHFLYELDYLSSVEIKDMHTYQISKELISAYFKRDLNV
- a CDS encoding cytidylyltransferase domain-containing protein — encoded protein: MFNNIGVVIPVRLGSSRVKEKAILPFGDSNLLEWKIKQLKQIISNKNIFVSTESDKLKIIASKNNVQIHHRDFYLADGHKASFSEVITGIVKDIPFEHIAWVTAVVPLMSPKEYKKAFETYEEEIIEKKNYDSLFSANLLKEYLWNENQTINYQANKNHTISQELPNIYRVTNGLYMRNKKSILEEGYFLGKNPNKFLVSKIAGIDIDEKEDYEIAKSLLNIYHGENDVNSN
- a CDS encoding sulfotransferase, translating into MLIQIDGWFAGGKSVLWSLLDGHKDIFVNPIHDFSHVALLNQKNNEEWVTKKHTTHLRKILSITEYYKFEKFFIEGQLGIVYSTNNIGYLPYSTNFYAFDKKFYTSLENSKKWDLEFIIETLYKSYYEVHTQKKDFPKYYATMSHPGHFKNYKNIPEIFPNMKSIVVKRGLKNIIATRTNRKERPRDLNEHQAFNTPFNVILQREEIEKILEYFDTNEKLQEQYPEQFLIVDFNDLVKNTENTMKRVAKFLNIEYTPILSIPTRDGIVLEKDGMSFIGKENDDYKELLTDEEIKIIDKKEIDFKNRHDISKKDFTNNFNLSKDINKIHQQLFDLKSKYNKIAIYGYGTFGELASYFLEEKVTCIIDRNYQNFSNSKHIIHNPKNIQDFIFDIILIAVLGREDHIINDLINIYNIPKNKIITLNI
- a CDS encoding methyltransferase domain-containing protein, translated to MKKILVVGGGKWQVPIVQKAKELGHVVICSNLYENSPAFEFSDYSYVANVLDKEKNLEIAKKYNVDAVITDQSDIAVNTVAYINEKLGLNGVGISIAELFTNKSKMREQLIFEDLHHPKYCLCKNKNDLINFFTSINKPIIIKPTNNQSSRGLRFINNLDEIDDAYKFTLSNCNTSEFLAEEFIGGFELTAEGYKYKNGSHHTFCVSKKIYFKNLVGIANSLQYQPVFDEFDIEKLKLINNQLFKNVSFAITHVEYKYYEGKFYLIEAAIRGGGTKISSLITPTLSAYDSNEFLIKNSLGEIVNYEQKSSSYNFGILKFFDFGTGKVKNIINQNIQKKDKNVLDLELEFDIGDELFKPADDRSRTGYFIAKASSLSELNNRVKAIENSVKVIFENNLKEMPKKDKDEVITRYSNRYKFFGFSPKTLGWDKGKQDLRYHILFEEFNLENKSILDIGCGFGDANILLKQKSTKYQYLGIDIVEDLINEAKNIYKNEYNINFILDDFLKVSLDKPFDIIVASGVFNFKLLDNNNYEFIEAFMKKAFELSREGIAFDFLSDKVDFQYEHTFHSNPLKILDMAYKLSKNVILKNNYMPFEFSVFIFKDQSFEEEDTIFKRFKNEKEYYRFH